From a single Natronorubrum tibetense GA33 genomic region:
- a CDS encoding 50S ribosomal protein L30: MKAIVQVRGEVNRNADIQDTLEMLNIHSVNHCTLVPETDAYQGMISKVNDYVAVGEPDADVLETLLVKRAEPLEGKQADVDEEWLAENTDFDDFGELAEALLAEETTLREQGLSPTLRLHPPRGGHDGIKKPTVEGGQLGKHTTAQINDLLESMR, translated from the coding sequence ATGAAAGCGATCGTGCAAGTACGCGGTGAGGTAAACCGCAATGCCGATATCCAGGACACCCTGGAGATGCTCAACATTCACAGCGTCAACCACTGTACCCTCGTCCCCGAGACCGACGCCTATCAGGGGATGATCTCGAAGGTCAACGACTACGTCGCCGTCGGCGAACCGGACGCCGACGTCCTCGAGACCCTGCTTGTGAAGCGAGCGGAGCCCCTCGAGGGCAAACAAGCAGACGTCGACGAGGAGTGGCTCGCGGAGAACACCGACTTCGACGATTTCGGTGAACTCGCCGAGGCACTGCTGGCAGAGGAGACGACGCTGCGCGAGCAGGGTCTGTCGCCGACGCTTCGACTGCACCCACCACGAGGCGGCCACGACGGCATCAAGAAGCCGACTGTCGAAGGCGGCCAACTCGGAAAGCATACAACAGCGCAGATTAACGACCTGCTAGAATCGATGCGATAA
- a CDS encoding 30S ribosomal protein S5 — protein MSNYNDSGWEPVTRLGRKVQEGEIDDMATALASGLPLKEPEIVDQLLPGLDDEVLDINMVQRMTDSGRRVKFRCVVAVGNRDGYVGYAEGRDDQVGSAIQKAIGIAKLNIIQVPRGSGSWEDRSDRPHSLTRKTTGKAGSVEVEVIPAPEGLGLAASDTVRHVLELAGIENAWTKSHGNTRTTVNLAKATFNALENASQSRQPQQHGREDEAEVADQ, from the coding sequence ATGAGCAACTACAACGACAGCGGATGGGAACCCGTCACCCGTCTCGGTCGGAAGGTCCAAGAGGGCGAGATCGACGATATGGCGACCGCTCTCGCCTCGGGACTCCCGCTGAAGGAACCCGAGATCGTCGACCAGCTCCTTCCCGGACTGGACGACGAAGTGCTGGACATCAACATGGTCCAGCGGATGACCGACTCCGGACGCCGCGTGAAGTTCCGGTGTGTCGTCGCGGTCGGTAACCGCGACGGCTACGTCGGCTACGCGGAAGGCCGAGACGATCAGGTCGGCTCCGCCATCCAGAAGGCGATCGGTATCGCGAAGCTGAACATCATCCAGGTGCCACGCGGCTCCGGCTCCTGGGAGGACCGTTCGGATCGGCCACACTCGCTGACCCGGAAGACGACCGGCAAAGCCGGCTCCGTCGAGGTCGAGGTCATTCCCGCGCCCGAAGGGCTCGGACTGGCTGCGAGCGACACCGTCCGTCACGTCCTCGAACTGGCCGGCATCGAAAACGCATGGACCAAGAGTCACGGCAACACTCGAACGACCGTGAATCTCGCGAAGGCGACGTTCAACGCACTCGAGAACGCATCGCAATCGCGCCAGCCCCAGCAACACGGCCGAGAAGACGAAGCCGAGGTGGCTGACCAATGA
- a CDS encoding 50S ribosomal protein L18 has product MATGPRYKVPMRRRREVRTDYHQRLRLLKSGKPRLVARKSNKHTTAQLITPGPQGDETLASAHSSDLEEYGWEAPTSNISAAYLTGLLAGKRAVDAGLEEAVLDIGLNTATPGNKVFAVQEGAIDAGLEIPHNDSVLADWSRTRGEHIAEYAEQLDEPLYSGEFDAADLPEHFDEVREAILE; this is encoded by the coding sequence ATGGCGACAGGACCACGATATAAGGTACCGATGCGGCGTCGCCGTGAGGTCCGGACGGACTACCACCAGAGGTTGCGCCTGCTGAAATCGGGAAAGCCCCGCCTCGTCGCTCGCAAGAGCAACAAGCACACTACGGCGCAGCTGATCACTCCCGGACCTCAGGGAGACGAGACGCTCGCAAGCGCACACTCCAGCGACTTGGAGGAGTACGGCTGGGAAGCCCCGACATCCAACATCTCCGCGGCGTATCTGACCGGCCTGCTGGCCGGCAAACGAGCCGTCGACGCCGGTCTCGAGGAGGCGGTCCTCGACATCGGTCTCAACACGGCCACGCCCGGGAACAAGGTGTTCGCAGTGCAGGAAGGGGCCATCGACGCAGGCCTCGAGATTCCGCACAACGATAGCGTGCTCGCAGACTGGTCGCGTACCCGCGGCGAACACATCGCCGAGTACGCCGAACAGCTCGACGAGCCGCTGTACAGCGGGGAGTTCGACGCAGCTGATCTCCCAGAACACTTCGACGAGGTACGAGAGGCGATTCTCGAATGA
- a CDS encoding 50S ribosomal protein L19e — protein MTDLSAQKRLAADVLDVGQNRVWLDPDAQSEIAEAITRDEIRDLVDEGRIQADDASGNSRGRARERNKKRAYGHQKGPGKRRGKKGARQNEKDQWQNKIRAQRRKLRELRDSGELTPTQYRQLYKKAGGGEFRSVQYLLNYIDETYGDQ, from the coding sequence ATGACTGATCTGAGCGCACAGAAGCGACTCGCAGCCGACGTCTTGGATGTCGGTCAGAACCGCGTCTGGCTCGATCCCGACGCCCAGTCGGAGATTGCCGAAGCGATCACTCGCGACGAGATCCGCGACCTCGTCGATGAAGGTCGCATTCAGGCTGACGACGCCTCTGGCAACTCTCGCGGCCGTGCCCGTGAGCGCAACAAGAAGCGCGCGTACGGACACCAGAAAGGGCCGGGCAAGCGCCGCGGCAAGAAGGGCGCACGCCAGAACGAGAAAGACCAATGGCAGAACAAGATTCGCGCACAGCGACGGAAGCTGCGTGAACTCCGCGATTCGGGCGAGCTGACGCCCACGCAGTACCGACAGCTCTACAAGAAGGCTGGCGGCGGGGAGTTCCGGAGCGTCCAGTACCTGTTGAACTACATCGACGAAACCTACGGTGACCAATAA
- a CDS encoding 50S ribosomal protein L32e yields MADEEPEDNSAEDEPQELEDISGVGASKAEALRDAGFESIEDVKEADQDDLAEAEGVGNALAARIKADVGDLEVSEETDAEIEDEGVDEEAEAVEDVETELQPRGLTEKTPDLSDDEERLLGRRQSEGKPQFNRQDYHKKKRTPESWRRPRGQLSKQRRGIKGKGPKVQAGYRTPEAVRGKHPSGFDEVYVENTNDLEGVDGSHEAVRIASSVGARKRERIEEQAEEQGVRVLNPTYEEVEVESND; encoded by the coding sequence ATGGCAGACGAAGAACCCGAAGACAACTCGGCCGAAGACGAGCCCCAGGAGCTCGAAGACATCAGCGGCGTCGGTGCGAGCAAGGCAGAAGCCCTGCGCGACGCCGGATTCGAGTCCATCGAGGACGTCAAAGAGGCAGACCAGGACGACCTGGCCGAAGCCGAAGGTGTCGGGAACGCACTCGCGGCCCGTATCAAAGCCGACGTCGGCGACCTCGAGGTTTCCGAAGAGACCGACGCCGAAATCGAAGACGAAGGCGTCGACGAGGAAGCCGAAGCGGTCGAAGACGTCGAGACCGAACTGCAGCCCCGCGGGCTGACCGAGAAGACGCCCGACCTCTCCGACGACGAGGAACGACTCCTCGGCCGCCGGCAGAGCGAAGGGAAACCGCAGTTCAACCGACAGGACTACCACAAGAAAAAGCGGACGCCGGAGTCCTGGCGCCGCCCGCGCGGGCAGCTGTCGAAACAGCGCCGCGGTATCAAAGGCAAGGGCCCCAAGGTCCAGGCCGGCTACCGCACGCCAGAAGCCGTGCGAGGGAAACATCCCAGCGGCTTCGACGAGGTCTACGTCGAGAACACGAACGACCTCGAGGGTGTCGACGGCTCTCACGAAGCGGTCCGCATCGCCTCCTCGGTCGGCGCGCGCAAGCGCGAACGGATCGAAGAGCAAGCGGAGGAACAGGGCGTTCGCGTCCTGAACCCGACCTACGAAGAAGTCGAGGTGGAATCCAATGACTGA
- a CDS encoding 50S ribosomal protein L6, which yields MRVELEIPENVSVEIDHLDVTVDGPEGNVTRRLWYPDVSVELEDDTVAIESDNEDAKTNATVGTFESHVRNAFHGVTTGWEYKMEVFYSHFPMQVRVEGDDVVIENFLGEKAPRRTTIHGETDVSVDDERLVLSGPNKEDVGQTAADIEQLTRVNDKDTRVFQDGVYITEKPAKGGA from the coding sequence ATGCGAGTCGAACTGGAAATTCCCGAAAACGTATCCGTCGAGATCGACCACCTCGACGTGACCGTCGACGGTCCAGAGGGCAACGTCACGCGACGTCTCTGGTACCCCGACGTGTCCGTCGAACTCGAAGACGACACTGTAGCGATCGAAAGCGACAACGAGGACGCGAAAACGAACGCGACCGTTGGCACCTTCGAGAGCCACGTCCGTAACGCCTTCCACGGCGTGACCACGGGCTGGGAGTACAAGATGGAAGTCTTCTACTCTCACTTCCCGATGCAGGTCCGCGTGGAGGGTGACGACGTCGTCATCGAGAACTTCCTCGGCGAAAAGGCACCGCGACGTACGACTATCCACGGTGAGACCGACGTCTCCGTCGACGACGAACGGCTCGTCCTCTCCGGTCCGAACAAGGAGGACGTCGGCCAGACGGCGGCAGACATCGAGCAGTTGACACGCGTCAACGACAAGGACACCCGCGTCTTCCAGGACGGGGTCTACATCACCGAGAAACCCGCCAAAGGAGGTGCCTGA
- a CDS encoding 30S ribosomal protein S8, whose amino-acid sequence MTGNDPLSNALSGIDNAESVGHLSHEVTPASNEIGSVLEVFYDRGYIDGFEYVDDGKAGQFEVELKGAINECGPVKPRYAAGAEDFEKWEKRYLPARGFGALVVTTSSGIMSHYEAREQGIGGQVIAYVY is encoded by the coding sequence ATGACCGGAAACGATCCACTCAGCAACGCGCTCTCGGGAATCGATAACGCCGAGAGTGTGGGACATCTGTCCCACGAGGTAACGCCCGCCTCGAACGAGATCGGCAGCGTACTCGAGGTCTTCTACGACCGCGGGTACATCGACGGCTTCGAGTACGTCGACGACGGTAAAGCCGGTCAGTTCGAGGTCGAACTAAAAGGAGCGATCAACGAGTGTGGCCCCGTCAAGCCCCGCTACGCCGCAGGTGCCGAGGACTTCGAGAAGTGGGAGAAGCGCTATCTCCCCGCTCGAGGTTTCGGTGCGCTCGTCGTGACGACGAGCAGCGGCATCATGAGCCATTACGAGGCTCGTGAGCAGGGAATCGGCGGCCAGGTGATCGCATACGTCTACTAA
- a CDS encoding 30S ribosomal protein S14 produces MSETETDVEREQTGEHAAKRTGQEAACQRCGRKQGLVGKYDINLCRQCFREIARDMGFKKYR; encoded by the coding sequence ATGAGTGAAACTGAAACTGACGTAGAACGCGAGCAAACGGGCGAACATGCCGCAAAGCGCACTGGGCAGGAAGCGGCCTGCCAGCGCTGTGGCCGCAAACAGGGGCTCGTCGGTAAGTACGACATCAACCTCTGTCGCCAGTGTTTCCGCGAAATCGCTCGTGATATGGGATTCAAGAAGTATCGATAA
- a CDS encoding 50S ribosomal protein L5 encodes MSSEAGSDGEFHEMREPRVEKVVVHMGVGRGGRELGKAEDIIQAVTNQQSVRTQAKKTEPDFGIRQGDPIGTKVTLRGEDAYDFLEKSLPLSELSAKQFDDTGNFSFGVEEHTEFPSQEYDPNVGIYGMDVTVNLVRPGYRVAKRDKANRSIPSNHRLTPEDAIRFLEANFDVNVEEADDE; translated from the coding sequence ATGAGTAGTGAAGCCGGATCCGACGGCGAGTTCCACGAGATGCGCGAACCCCGCGTCGAGAAAGTCGTCGTTCACATGGGCGTCGGCCGCGGTGGCCGCGAACTCGGGAAAGCCGAAGACATCATCCAGGCGGTCACGAACCAGCAGAGCGTTCGTACCCAGGCGAAAAAGACCGAACCCGACTTCGGTATCCGCCAGGGCGACCCGATCGGCACGAAGGTTACCCTCCGCGGCGAGGACGCCTACGACTTCCTCGAGAAGTCCCTGCCGCTCTCGGAACTCTCCGCAAAGCAGTTCGACGACACCGGCAACTTCAGCTTCGGTGTCGAGGAACACACGGAGTTCCCGAGCCAGGAGTACGACCCGAACGTCGGTATCTACGGCATGGACGTGACGGTCAATCTGGTCCGGCCGGGCTACCGCGTGGCCAAACGCGACAAGGCCAACCGGTCGATCCCGTCGAACCACCGACTCACCCCCGAGGACGCTATTCGCTTCCTCGAGGCGAACTTCGACGTGAACGTCGAGGAGGCAGACGATGAGTGA
- a CDS encoding 30S ribosomal protein S4e, with amino-acid sequence MTKHQKRLSVPKSWPVERKTETFTVKAGAGPHGKDGVPLVVLLRDVLGYVDSKKEARYALSEDAILVNGKPINDEQRPIGMFDIVAFPGREEYYRVFPDEGGRLALTEIDAEAAGSRLGKIKGKQQVPGGKTQLTLHDGTNVIVDDENEYNSDDSIVVDNEDKSIVAHFPFEEGALVTAVRGNHGGKIGEIDAIDITPGSGPNTIGVDTDDDGFETIQEYIVVIDENFTGDDDE; translated from the coding sequence ATGACGAAACACCAGAAACGACTGTCAGTACCGAAGTCCTGGCCGGTCGAGCGCAAGACGGAGACCTTCACGGTCAAAGCCGGCGCTGGACCGCACGGTAAGGACGGCGTGCCGCTCGTCGTCTTGCTGCGGGACGTACTCGGCTACGTCGACTCGAAGAAAGAAGCACGATACGCCCTCTCCGAGGATGCGATCCTCGTCAACGGGAAACCGATCAACGACGAACAGCGCCCAATCGGCATGTTCGACATCGTTGCGTTCCCCGGCCGAGAGGAGTACTACCGCGTCTTCCCCGACGAAGGCGGTCGGCTCGCGCTGACCGAAATCGACGCCGAGGCCGCCGGAAGCCGCCTCGGCAAGATTAAGGGCAAACAGCAGGTTCCCGGTGGAAAGACCCAGCTGACCCTCCACGATGGCACGAACGTCATCGTCGACGACGAAAACGAGTACAACTCGGACGACTCGATCGTCGTCGACAACGAGGACAAATCCATCGTCGCCCACTTCCCGTTCGAAGAGGGTGCGCTCGTGACGGCCGTCCGTGGCAACCACGGCGGCAAGATCGGCGAGATCGACGCGATCGACATCACGCCGGGCAGCGGCCCGAACACGATCGGTGTCGATACGGACGACGACGGCTTCGAGACGATTCAGGAGTACATCGTCGTTATCGACGAGAACTTCACGGGTGATGATGATGAGTAG
- the rplX gene encoding 50S ribosomal protein L24, with protein MSEQPTKQRNETARAPLHKRGKQLHATLSDDLREEYDTRRTRVNAGDTVEVMRGDDAGETGEVLRAILEDGTIHVEGVTVETADGEEVPRPLAPSNVRLTDLNLEDERREARLEGDSE; from the coding sequence ATGAGCGAACAACCAACCAAACAGCGAAACGAGACTGCGCGTGCACCGCTGCACAAGCGAGGAAAGCAGCTTCACGCGACGCTGTCCGACGACCTCCGCGAGGAGTACGACACCCGTCGAACCCGCGTCAACGCGGGAGACACGGTCGAGGTCATGCGCGGCGACGACGCCGGCGAAACGGGCGAAGTCCTCCGCGCGATCCTCGAGGACGGAACGATCCACGTCGAGGGCGTGACGGTCGAGACGGCAGACGGCGAAGAAGTGCCGCGACCGCTTGCCCCCTCGAACGTCCGTCTTACCGACCTCAATCTCGAGGACGAGCGTCGTGAGGCACGCCTCGAAGGTGATAGCGAATGA
- a CDS encoding 50S ribosomal protein L14 has translation MEALKADVTQGLKKGSLVTCADNTGARELKVISVAGYHGTKNRQPKAGIGDKVTVSVTKGTPEMRRQVLEAVVVRQRQSIRRPDGTRLKFEDNAAVIIDENEEPRGTEIKGPIAREVAERFGAIASTATMIV, from the coding sequence ATGGAGGCACTGAAAGCCGACGTCACCCAGGGACTCAAGAAGGGGTCGCTGGTCACGTGTGCCGACAACACCGGCGCACGTGAGCTGAAAGTCATCAGCGTCGCGGGCTACCACGGCACCAAGAACCGCCAGCCGAAGGCGGGAATCGGTGACAAAGTGACCGTCTCGGTCACCAAGGGTACCCCCGAGATGCGCCGTCAGGTCCTCGAGGCCGTCGTCGTCCGCCAGCGGCAATCGATCCGCCGGCCCGACGGCACGCGCCTGAAGTTCGAGGACAACGCGGCCGTCATCATCGACGAGAACGAAGAGCCCCGCGGGACGGAGATCAAGGGCCCGATCGCTCGCGAAGTCGCAGAGCGCTTCGGAGCAATCGCCTCTACCGCAACGATGATCGTATAG
- a CDS encoding 30S ribosomal protein S17, with protein sequence MAIGLDVETPPEPENPEEYDYETCPFYGELPVRGQILEGQVVSTDMDKTVVVEREYDVTVPKYDRQMKRRSRVPAHVPGVLEQLSVGDTVKIAETRPLSKTKSHVVVEVTEEATAEDVAELTGEAEPDPQLSAEDLSAESDDEEGDE encoded by the coding sequence ATGGCAATAGGACTAGACGTTGAAACCCCTCCGGAACCCGAAAACCCGGAGGAATACGACTACGAGACGTGTCCGTTCTACGGCGAGCTTCCCGTTCGAGGACAGATCCTCGAAGGGCAGGTCGTCTCGACGGACATGGACAAGACCGTAGTCGTCGAGCGAGAGTACGACGTGACGGTTCCGAAGTACGACCGTCAAATGAAACGTCGCTCGCGCGTTCCGGCACATGTGCCGGGCGTGCTCGAGCAACTCTCGGTCGGTGACACGGTCAAGATCGCAGAGACCCGACCACTGTCGAAGACGAAATCGCACGTGGTCGTCGAAGTAACCGAGGAAGCGACGGCAGAGGACGTCGCCGAACTCACCGGCGAAGCGGAGCCGGACCCACAGCTCTCGGCCGAAGACCTCAGCGCCGAGAGCGACGATGAAGAGGGTGATGAGTGA
- a CDS encoding ribonuclease P protein component 1 yields the protein MALTPETLPRHELNGLPVRVVESDDASRVGLEGRVVIETTNTLSIEVRDDGESRVLMVPKSGSTFEFAITDEAAGDEKSSGTASKLADTQPDPSEKSDESDGAGGDAAGCRGDDPSRDHRHVAGEDVAYVTVDGSRLLSRPARRTETNGDSPWQ from the coding sequence ATGGCACTGACACCCGAGACCCTGCCCCGACACGAACTCAACGGGCTTCCCGTGAGAGTCGTCGAGAGCGACGACGCTTCGCGGGTTGGCCTCGAGGGACGCGTCGTCATCGAGACGACGAACACCCTCTCGATAGAAGTTCGGGACGACGGCGAGTCTCGGGTGTTGATGGTGCCGAAGTCGGGCTCGACGTTCGAGTTCGCGATCACAGATGAAGCCGCCGGGGACGAGAAGTCCTCGGGGACTGCGTCCAAACTGGCCGATACTCAACCCGACCCGTCCGAGAAATCGGACGAGTCGGACGGAGCCGGCGGCGATGCCGCCGGCTGTCGTGGCGATGACCCCTCGCGGGATCACCGCCACGTTGCTGGCGAGGACGTGGCCTACGTTACGGTCGATGGATCGCGGCTGCTCTCACGACCCGCCCGACGCACGGAAACGAATGGTGACTCACCATGGCAATAG
- the rpmC gene encoding 50S ribosomal protein L29 — MAILHVAEVRDMTPAERTEELEELETELLNQKSVLAAGGAPENPGRIGELSRTIARVKTIQREEGDLDDE, encoded by the coding sequence ATGGCGATCCTCCACGTCGCAGAGGTTCGCGACATGACCCCCGCGGAACGCACAGAGGAACTCGAGGAACTCGAGACGGAGCTGCTGAACCAGAAGTCCGTCCTCGCCGCCGGTGGTGCCCCGGAGAATCCGGGCCGCATCGGCGAACTGAGCCGGACGATCGCTCGGGTCAAGACGATCCAGCGAGAAGAAGGCGACCTGGACGACGAGTAA
- a CDS encoding 30S ribosomal protein S3, with protein MADEHQFIENGLQRSQIDEFFQEELGRAGYGGMDVAKTPMGTQIVLKAEKPGMVIGKGGENIRKVTTALEEKFNLEDPQIDVQEVDEPDLNARIVADRLANALERGWYFRKAGHTTIDRIMDAGALGAEIVLSGKVTGARSRVEKFNRGYIKHNGEPAEEVVDHGQGVAVMKLGTIGVDVKIIPPGAELPDDFGVHEDMDPAEIVPDAVEANEAAGVEELLEGEPEEAEAADEGAEAPAEDAVEPEPELEEEDVEEVIEAEVEADEEDVDIPDESPIEEDLDELEEDVEAEAEELVAEMDEEEAEADEADVEDADDADEGGDA; from the coding sequence ATGGCTGACGAACACCAATTCATCGAAAACGGCCTTCAGCGGTCCCAGATCGACGAGTTCTTCCAGGAAGAGCTCGGCCGCGCGGGCTACGGTGGTATGGACGTCGCCAAGACGCCGATGGGTACGCAGATCGTCCTCAAGGCCGAAAAGCCCGGGATGGTCATCGGCAAAGGTGGCGAGAACATCCGGAAGGTCACGACGGCCTTAGAGGAGAAGTTCAACCTCGAGGACCCACAGATCGACGTCCAAGAGGTCGACGAACCCGACCTCAACGCACGGATCGTCGCAGACCGACTGGCTAACGCACTCGAGCGTGGCTGGTACTTCCGGAAGGCCGGTCACACGACGATCGACCGAATCATGGATGCTGGCGCGCTTGGCGCCGAGATCGTCCTCTCCGGAAAGGTCACCGGTGCCCGCTCGCGCGTTGAGAAGTTCAACCGCGGCTACATCAAGCACAACGGCGAACCCGCCGAAGAGGTCGTCGACCACGGTCAGGGCGTCGCAGTGATGAAACTCGGTACCATCGGGGTCGACGTCAAGATCATCCCGCCGGGAGCCGAACTGCCCGACGACTTCGGTGTCCACGAAGATATGGACCCCGCAGAGATCGTTCCCGACGCCGTCGAGGCCAACGAGGCCGCAGGTGTCGAGGAACTGCTTGAGGGTGAGCCCGAGGAGGCCGAGGCCGCCGACGAAGGCGCCGAAGCCCCTGCCGAGGATGCCGTCGAACCCGAGCCCGAACTCGAGGAAGAAGACGTCGAGGAGGTCATCGAAGCGGAAGTCGAGGCCGACGAGGAAGACGTCGACATTCCCGACGAATCCCCGATCGAGGAAGACCTCGACGAACTCGAGGAGGACGTCGAAGCCGAGGCTGAGGAACTCGTCGCGGAGATGGACGAGGAGGAAGCCGAGGCCGACGAAGCGGATGTCGAGGACGCGGATGACGCAGACGAGGGAGGTGACGCCTGA
- a CDS encoding 50S ribosomal protein L22 — translation MGINYSVDADPDKTAKAMLRERHMSNKHSKEVARELKGRTVADAQAFLQDVIDEEQSVPFKSHNTGAGHRSDIDGWDAGKYPEKVSGEFLDLLENVAANADHQGFDGESMEIVHIAAHKVGESVGRKPRAMGRASAWNTPEVDVEIVVEEVDEETEDDN, via the coding sequence ATGGGAATCAACTACTCAGTCGACGCCGACCCGGACAAGACCGCGAAAGCGATGCTTCGGGAGCGTCACATGAGCAACAAGCACAGCAAGGAGGTCGCTCGCGAACTGAAGGGCCGAACCGTCGCGGACGCACAGGCCTTCCTTCAGGACGTCATCGACGAAGAGCAGTCCGTTCCGTTCAAGTCCCACAACACCGGTGCGGGTCACCGCTCCGACATCGACGGCTGGGACGCAGGAAAGTACCCCGAGAAGGTTTCGGGCGAGTTCCTCGACCTGCTCGAGAACGTCGCGGCGAACGCTGACCACCAGGGCTTCGACGGCGAATCGATGGAGATCGTCCACATCGCCGCCCACAAGGTCGGCGAATCGGTCGGTCGCAAGCCCCGCGCGATGGGGCGTGCCTCGGCCTGGAACACGCCGGAGGTCGACGTCGAGATCGTCGTCGAGGAAGTCGACGAAGAAACGGAGGACGATAACTAA
- a CDS encoding 30S ribosomal protein S19, producing MSQEYRTGREGEFTYRGHTLEELQDLDIDEVAELLPARKRRSIERGLSVEKQKLLEKAREKEEEETANAPIRTHLRDMPILPEFVGLTFEVYNGQSFERVRVEPEMIGHYLGEFQLTRNSVEHGQAGIGATRSSKFVPLK from the coding sequence ATGAGTCAGGAGTACCGAACCGGCCGCGAAGGTGAGTTCACCTACCGCGGTCACACGCTCGAGGAGTTGCAGGATCTGGACATCGACGAAGTCGCAGAACTGCTGCCCGCTCGAAAGCGGCGAAGTATCGAACGCGGCCTCTCAGTCGAGAAGCAGAAGCTGCTCGAGAAGGCCCGCGAGAAAGAAGAAGAGGAGACGGCGAACGCGCCGATCCGAACGCACCTGCGGGATATGCCGATCCTGCCGGAGTTCGTTGGCTTGACCTTCGAGGTCTACAACGGACAGTCGTTCGAGCGCGTCCGCGTCGAGCCCGAGATGATCGGACACTATCTCGGCGAGTTCCAGCTGACCCGCAACTCCGTCGAACACGGACAGGCAGGGATCGGTGCGACTCGCTCCTCGAAGTTCGTCCCACTGAAGTGA
- a CDS encoding 50S ribosomal protein L2 → MGRRIQGQRRGRGGPTFRAPSHRYKAKLDHKKQEDDDLVRGTVVDIEHDPARSAPIAAVEFDDGDQRLILAPEGISVGEEIQVGVSAEIKPGNTLPLAEIPEGIPVCNVEANQGDGGRFARASGVNADLVTHDRNAAVVQLPSGEVKRLDPQCRATVGVVAGGGRTEKPFVKAGNKYHKMKARGTKYPRVRGVAMNAVDHPFGGGGRQHPGKPKSVSRDAPPGRKVGDISSRRTGRGGNK, encoded by the coding sequence ATGGGACGACGTATTCAGGGACAACGACGCGGTCGCGGTGGCCCGACGTTCCGTGCCCCGTCACACCGCTACAAGGCGAAGCTCGACCACAAGAAACAGGAGGACGACGACCTCGTCCGCGGAACGGTCGTGGATATCGAACACGACCCGGCGCGATCCGCGCCGATCGCCGCCGTCGAATTCGACGACGGCGACCAGCGACTCATCCTCGCACCTGAGGGCATCTCCGTCGGCGAGGAGATTCAGGTCGGCGTCTCCGCGGAGATCAAGCCGGGCAACACGCTCCCGCTCGCGGAGATCCCCGAAGGAATTCCGGTCTGTAACGTCGAGGCGAACCAGGGCGACGGCGGTCGATTCGCCCGGGCCTCCGGCGTCAACGCGGATCTGGTCACCCACGACCGCAACGCTGCGGTCGTCCAGCTTCCCAGCGGTGAGGTCAAACGCCTCGATCCACAGTGCCGTGCCACCGTCGGCGTCGTCGCCGGCGGCGGTCGAACGGAGAAACCGTTCGTCAAAGCCGGGAACAAGTATCACAAGATGAAGGCACGGGGGACGAAATACCCTCGCGTCCGTGGTGTCGCGATGAACGCCGTCGACCACCCGTTCGGTGGCGGTGGCCGACAGCACCCGGGCAAACCCAAGTCCGTCTCGCGGGATGCCCCGCCGGGACGGAAGGTTGGTGACATTTCCTCGCGCCGTACCGGCCGAGGTGGAAACAAATGA
- a CDS encoding 50S ribosomal protein L23, translated as MSSIIEHPLVTEKAMNDMDFENKLQFICNPDATKPEIRDVVEERFDVGVADINTQVTMKGKKKAIIKLSEDDDAQEVASRIGVF; from the coding sequence ATGAGTTCGATCATCGAGCACCCCCTCGTGACCGAGAAGGCCATGAACGACATGGACTTCGAGAACAAGCTCCAGTTCATCTGCAACCCCGACGCCACCAAACCCGAAATTCGGGATGTCGTCGAGGAGCGGTTCGACGTCGGCGTCGCTGACATCAACACGCAAGTGACGATGAAAGGCAAAAAGAAAGCGATCATCAAACTCTCCGAGGACGACGACGCACAGGAAGTCGCCTCGCGAATCGGGGTGTTCTGA